Proteins encoded in a region of the Neodiprion lecontei isolate iyNeoLeco1 chromosome 5, iyNeoLeco1.1, whole genome shotgun sequence genome:
- the LOC107226506 gene encoding GPI mannosyltransferase 2, with the protein MYGPREKVFWFAVTSRLVVISLQFIFNRILPDHDAHIFNSPLDPEMKTSIYDSTVEYLFGGFLRWDAQYFIHIAKYGYTYEKTLAFYPLYPMSIRCLSVVLRVVFFSLNDHSIAILAALLINFICFVKSATVFYDLSKIVLKDTALAYKAAILYCINPASIFFSAFYSEAMFAWLSFNIMLAYVNNNPYIYLPIGLSILVRSNGLINLGYPVYSFVRCLIRTVLPKVSRNYQNSQAEPIFPFGCHTMLGSFLWLLNVVFLSIVPYILHQLYNYSLYCTYHEVTIPDYVLNYSDEDVLLIPGTVIPPWCKNSIPVAYSYIQAKYWNVGFMRYWMFQHLPNILLGFPSLYLILCQSFKYLSEHRIQLYTLGSFSTDVRNCKKSKNKKLSPDIFVFVVHGICLVLICLGFVHLEVSTRLLCSASPLLYWCCASKLSYKSERRNENAMNAMDFEYPENLNSKWRVFFLSQTTHSKNDIIILSYYLAYTGIGCGMFSNNLPWT; encoded by the coding sequence ATGTACGGACCaagagaaaaagttttttggttCGCCGTTACCTCACGTCTAGTTGTTATTTCACtacaatttatatttaatcgGATATTGCCTGACCATGATGCCCATATTTTTAATAGTCCATTGGACCCTGAAATGAAAACATCAATTTATGATAGCACGGTTGAATATCTATTCGGCGGTTTTCTCAGGTGGGACGCccaatattttatacacatcGCTAAATATGGGTACACGTATGAAAAGACATTGGCATTTTATCCCTTGTATCCCATGAGTATCAGATGCTTATCTGTCGTTTTGAGGGTCGTCTTTTTCTCGTTGAATGATCATAGTATAGCAATATTGGCAGCTTTGTTGATAAATTTCATCTGTTTTGTCAAATCTGCCACAGTTTTTTACGACCTGAGCAAAATTGTTCTCAAAGACACTGCTTTGGCGTACAAAGCGGCTATTTTATACTGTATTAATCCAGCCAGCATATTCTTTTCCGCGTTTTACTCTGAGGCTATGTTTGCTTGGCTATCGTTTAACATCATGCTGGCGTATGTTAACAATAACCCATACATTTATCTCCCTATTGGTCTCTCTATCCTTGTTCGGTCCAACGGACTGATAAACCTGGGATACCCAGTCTACTCGTTCGTCAGGTGTTTGATACGCACTGTACTTCCCAAAGTAAGTAGGAATTATCAAAACTCCCAAGCTGAGCCAATTTTCCCTTTCGGATGTCATACAATGTTAGGTTCTTTTCTTTGGCTCTTGAACGTTGTGTTTCTATCTATCGTTCCGTACATCTTACATCAGTTGTACAATTATAGTTTATACTGTACATATCATGAAGTCACAATACCAGATTACGTGCTTAATTATTCAGATGAAGATGTCCTGCTAATACCTGGAACCGTTATTCCCCCCTGGTGCAAGAATTCTATTCCTGTTGCATATTCTTACATTCAAGCGAAGTATTGGAACGTTGGATTTATGCGATACTGGATGTTCCAACATCTTCCTAATATACTTCTTGGATTCCCATCCCTCTATCTTATACTTtgtcaaagtttcaaatacTTGAGTGAGCACAGAATTCAACTATATACGTTAGGAAGCTTTTCAACTGATGttcgaaattgtaaaaaatcaaagaataaGAAACTCTCTCCGGATATTTTTGTATTCGTAGTTCACGGAATATGTTTAGTATTGATTTGTCTAGGATTTGTACATCTGGAAGTGAGCACTCGTTTATTGTGTTCTGCAAGTCCCTTGTTATATTGGTGTTGTGCTTCTAAATTGTCGTATAAATCAGAGCGGAGAAATGAGAACGCTATGAATGCAATGGATTTCGAATAtccagaaaatttaaattcaaagtGGAGAGTTTTCTTCTTATCTCAAACGACGCATTCAAAGAATGACATCATAATCTTATCCTATTATCTGGCTTACACCGGAATAGGATGTGGTATGTTTTCTAACAACCTTCCTTGGACATAA
- the LOC107226508 gene encoding dual oxidase yields the protein MSVIILLLLYYGIPSGQPQNSTKPPDPHGVPPPDNGSYKSDLLLNWLISGCSSKTCHPEFRKDPYEYEGFDGWYNNFGRPDLGAVDTPLLRRSKAAYRDGVYQPSGYNRPNPLELSENLLNGTVATLSNTGRNAFLVFFGQQVVEEILDAQRAACPPEYFNIKIPENHRYLKLNKEMPVLRTRYDARTGYSPNNPRQQLNEITPYLDGGLIYGTTKAWSDVLRTNKDGKIEPKGLLAASDDGLFPIINNVRLPMANPPPPHNHSEYINRHYTERVDRFFRLGNPRGNENPYLFTFGVLWFRWHNYIANHISKFNKDWSSDKIFNEARKWVIASQQHIIVEEWLPEWLGSNLEPYKGYDPSVDPQIDQFFQAAAFRFGHTLVPAGVQTRKSAKDRCGRGKIIRTCNSFWRPMEAILEAVDYNTSLSVGMERLIMGMTGQLCETEDHKIVEDLRGNVFGPLEFSRRDLMAINIQRARDHGLPDYNTVREIFGLSRITKESDFVHVTREAQQALLKLYNKKFDNIDLWVGGIMETNNGPGELFQKIIKDQFQRIRDGDRFWYNNGKNGLFTEPEIMRIKQLSFYHILLAVTDIKANDIQRQLFKVPTKDDDVKKTCNNEFKEKTNCFDTTSCFHITPRPEEVNKIPCSQPGTYDYFSTSDVSFILTFLGLSAFIVGLIVTLGVTLAIRRKELRRVMPINVHDADENMDHVHSATEWINHRKPLRPILVTLNVARKKIEVANQHGSPLRALDMNRNLETKIYIPTDEAYVMIKVEHNYDLIIKFANDHLRNVFLKHFDRFSTNINMNCNKVHNLTKVSMLKQAVTQKDRQKQLDRFFRSIFALLWNHTSTSQTKLSQADLNRLIGEKLAKDVMYTELTLYEFAEVLSMPPESNFVKKMFEWADNNKNGLISFREFIAVMTVFYNGSAEEKTELLFNIYDINAKGTLSRDDFANLLRSLLETYKVDLNKDDLDQAIRSTMHAAGLADKQDIDLMDFQRLLKDYKQQLKLEFNIPVQQGKAQKLASRAQRARESFYDDPRELRKKVGGKLEKEAEEPIDKNIEIIKTSMSMGTYWYPITKYIADKQLQIFWLFLYTTVLIAIFAERAYYYQVEREHTGLRRISGPGVTLTRGAASAMMFTYATLLVTMSQNTITVLRETFLHQYIPFDLSLDMHKYVAIWALVFTMLHVMGHAVNFYHISTQTADDLTCLFPNFFHSTHEIPKFHYWCWQTITGITGVLLTILTAVIFLFSIPLIRRRLYNWFRYTHSMYPIFFILMILHGTGRLVQEPFTHYYLLGPLILFTIDKIITVTRKTSELQIVQADCLPSGVTCLKFEKPSDFQYKSGQWIRIACTDLNPNEYHPFTLSSSPNESKLSVHIRAVGPWTHDIRYRVDPTLMKDSKMKLPKIRIDGPYGESAQDWYKYKTAIMIGGGIGVTPFSSILKDIVYKSNIHQSLGCQKVYFLWITRTQRQFEWMVDILRELEVADKNKVVTAHIFITQFYEKFDVRTVLLYMCERYFQGESNRSLFTGLEAVTHFGRPDFLKFFRAIRRLNSKNHTVGVFSCGSRSMVQSVGQACTTLNRETNNDGIFKYHYQSF from the exons ATGTCTGTGATCATACTGCTGTTATTGTACTACGGCATTCCTTCTGGGCAGCCACAGAATAGCACAAAGCCACCAG ATCCACACGGTGTTCCACCACCCGATAATGGGAGCTATAAAAGTGACCTGCTTCTGAACTGGCTAATTTCGGGTTGCTCGAGCAAAACCTGTCACCCAGAGTTCCGCAAAGACCCGTACGAGTATGAAGGATTCGATGGATGGTACAATAATTTCGGACGACCAGATCTAGGAGCGGTTGACACACCACTGTTAAGGAGAAGCAAAGCAGCTTACAGAGACGGAGTGTATCAACCATCAGGATATAACAGACCCAACCCATTGGAATTAAGCGAAAACTTGTTAAACGGAACTGTAGCAACGCTATCAAACACTGGAAGAAACGcatttctcgttttttttg GTCAGCAAGTCGTGGAGGAAATTTTAGATGCCCAAAGGGCGGCTTGTCCACCAGAATATTTCAACATTAAAATACCAGAAAACCACAGATatctgaaattaaataaagagATGCCGGTATTGCGAACACGATACGATGCGCGAACAGGATATTCACCGAACAATCCTCGTCAGCAG CTCAATGAAATCACCCCGTACCTCGACGGAGGGCTTATCTACGGTACTACGAAAGCGTGGTCTGATGTTTTGCGTACGAATAAGGATGGCAAAATTGAGCCAAAAGGATTGCTCGCAGCATCGGACGACGGATTGTTCCCAATAATAAACAATGTTAGATTGCCGATGGCTAATCCGCCTCCTCCACATAATCACAGTGAATACATTAACCGGCATTACACCGAGAGAGTGGACAGATTTTTCA GGCTGGGAAATCCACGGGGTAATGAAAACCCTTACCTCTTTACTTTCGGAGTGCTGTGGTTCCGGTGGCACAATTACATCGCAAACCACATAAGTAAATTCAACAAGGACTGGTCGAgtgataaaatattcaatgaaGCTAGGAAATGGGTTATCGCTTCCCAACAGCACATCATTGTAGAGGAATGGCTGCCGGAATGGCTTGGCAGCAACTTAGAACCATATAAAG GCTATGATCCCAGTGTGGATCCACAGATAGATCAGTTCTTTCAAGCAGCTGCGTTTCGCTTCGGACACACTCTGGTACCAGCAG GCGTTCAAACGAGGAAATCTGCAAAGGATAGGTGtggaagaggaaaaataatacgaaCGTGTAACAGTTTCTGGCGACCAATG GAAGCTATTTTAGAAGCAGTAGATTACAATACGTCGCTGAGCGTTGGCATGGAGAGACTAATAATGGGCATGACTGGACAGTTGTGCGAGACGGAAGATCATAAAATTGTTGAGGATTTAAGGGGCAATGTGTTTGGACCACTGGAATTTTCCAGGCGTGATTTAATGGCTATTAATATTCAGCGAGCCCGTGATCACGGACTTCCAGATTACAATACGGTCCGAGAGATATTCGGCTTGTCACGTATCACTAAAGAATCTGACTTTGTACACGTCACCCGCGAG GCACAACAAGCGCTTCTAAAGCTCTACAATAAAAAGTTCGACAACATCGATCTTTGGGTAGGTGGAATAATGGAGACTAATAACGGACCTGGGGagttgtttcaaaaaataataaaagaccAGTTCCAACGCATCCGAGACGGTGATAGATTTTGGTAcaataatggaaaaaatgg ATTATTCACCGAACCTGAAATAATGCGTATAAAACAATTATCTTTCTATCATATACTATTAGCCGTGACAGATATAAAGGCAAACGACATCCAAAGACAGCTGTTCAAAGTTCCAACTAAAG ATGacgatgtgaaaaaaacaTGCAACAATGAATTTAAGGAAAAAACGAACTGTTTTGACACAACTTCTTGTTTCCATATAACACCAAGACCTGAGGAAGTAAACAAGATACCGTGTTCTCAACCGGGAAcgtacgattatttttcgaccaGTGACGTATCGTTCATACTGACTTTTCTTGGTCTATCGGCATTCATAGTTG GACTTATTGTCACCCTGGGAGTAACGCTGGCAATAAGACGCAAGGAATTGAGAAGAGTAATGCCAATAAATGTGCATGATGCTGACGAAAATATGGACCATGTTCATTCCG CCACTGAATGGATCAATCACAGAAAACCACTACGACCTATACTCGTAACGTTGAAtgttgcgagaaaaaaaatcgaagtgGCAAATCAACACGGTTCTCCATTGCGAGCTCTGGACATGAATCGCAACTTGGAAACAAAG ATTTACATACCAACCGATGAAGCTTACGTGATGATTAAAGTGGAACACAATTACGAtcttataataaaatttgcaaatgaTCACTTGCGAAATGTATTCCTGAAGCATTTTGATAGATTTTCTACCAACATCAACATGAATTGCAATAAAGTGCATAATTTAACAAAGGTGTCAATGCTGAAGCAGGCTGTAACACAGAAGGATAGACAAAAACAATTGGACAGATTCTTTCGAAGCATATTTGCactg CTTTGGAACCACACGAGTACATCACAGACAAAGCTTTCTCAAGCAGATCTCAATAGATTAATAGGAGAGAAGCTAGCCAAGGATGTGATGTATACTGAGCTGACACTATACGAATTTGCCGAAGTTTTAAGTATGCCTCCCGAGTCAAATTTCGTTAAAAAG ATGTTTGAGTGGGCCGACAACAACAAAAATGGATTGATATCGTTTCGGGAATTTATAGCCGTGATGACGGTGTTTTACAACGGCTCTGCAGAGGAAAAAACGGAATTGTTGTTTAACATATACGACATAAATGCTAAGGGTACATTGAGCAGAGACGATTTTGCAAACTTGTTAAG ATCACTACTGGAAACGTATAAAGTAGATTTGAATAAAGACGACTTGGATCAGGCTATACGATCAACAATGCACGCAGCTGGGCTAGCAGACAAGCAAGACATTGATTTGATGGATTTTCAACGCTTGCTTAAAGACTACAAGCAGCAGCTAAAGCTAGAATTCAACATTCCTGTGCAACAAGGTAAAGCGCAAAAACTTGCAAGCAGAGCTCAAAGAGCAAGAGAAAGCTTCTACGACGATCCCAGAGAATTACGTAAAAAAGTTGGAGGTAAATTAGAAAAAGAGGCGGAAGAACCCATCGAcaagaatattgaaataatcaaAACTTCGATGTCTATGGGGACATACTGGTATCCAATTACAAAGTACATTGCCGATAAGCAGCTGCAGATTTTCTGGCTCTTCTTATACACAACAGTGCTAATAGCGATATTTGCTGAACGTGCTTact ATTATCAAGTTGAACGAGAGCACACTGGATTACGACGGATATCAGGACCTGGAGTGACCTTAACAAGAGGTGCTGCATCGGCAATGATGTTCACTTATGCAACTTTACTTGTAACGATGTCTCAGAACACCATAACTGTGCTCAGAGAAACTTTTCTGCATCAATATATACCGTTCGATTTGAGTTTAGATATGCACAAGTACGTTGCCATCTGGGCCCTAGTTTTTACCA TGCTGCACGTCATGGGTCATGCCGTTAACTTCTACCACATATCAACACAAACAGCTGATGACTTGACCTGCTTATTCCCAAACTTCTTTCATTC AACACACGAGATACCAAAGTTCCACTACTGGTGCTGGCAAACAATTACAGGAATAACAGGCGTTTTGCTAACTATTTTGACGGCAGTGATATTCCTATTTTCTATACCCTTAATAAGAAGAAGGCTATACAACTGGTTCCGCTACACACATTCTATGTACCCAATATTCTTCATCCTCATGATTCTCCACGGCACTGGACGATTAGTTCAG GAACCATTCACCCATTACTACCTCCTCGGACCGCTGATTCTCTTcacaatagataaaataataacagtgaCGAGGAAAACTTCGGAGTTACAAATCGTACAAGCAGACTGTCTGCCCTCAG GAGTAACGTGCCTCAAGTTCGAAAAGCCATCAGATTTCCAATACAAATCTGGACAATGGATCAGAATAGCTTGCACGGATTTGAACCCAAACGAGTACCATCCTTTTACACTATCGTCTTCACCTAACGAATCGAAACTTTCAGTTCACATCAGAGCAGTAGGCCCTTGGACTCATGATATTCGATATAGGGTAGACCCAACTCTGATGAAGGACTCAAAAATGAAGCTTCCAAAG aTTCGAATCGATGGCCCGTACGGGGAAAGCGCACAGGACTGGTACAAGTACAAGACAGCCATAATGATAGGTGGTGGAATTGGAGTGACCCCGTTCTCTTCGATACTAAAGGATATAGTATACAAATCGAATATCCACCAAAGTTTGGGATGTCAAAAG GTATACTTTTTATGGATAACAAGGACTCAACGGCAGTTTGAGTGGATGGTCGACATATTAAGAGAGCTGGAAGTGGCGGATAAGAACAAAGTTGTAACAGCTCATATATTCATAACGCAGTTTTATGAGAAATTTGATGTCCGCACAGTATTGCTG taCATGTGCGAGCGTTATTTTCAAGGGGAATCGAACAGATCATTGTTCACCGGACTTGAAGCAGTTACGCATTTCGGACGGCCTGatttcctaaaatttttcagggCAATTCGCAGATTAAATTCTAAA AATCATACCGTCGGAGTATTCAGCTGTGGATCTCGATCGATGGTACAATCTGTTGGTCAGGCGTGCACTACGCTTAACAGAGAGACAAACAACGACGGCATATTCAAATATCACTACCAGTCGTTTTAA